ATCTGAAAATCCCGCCCCGGCCGGATCGCCAGCCCGGCCCGCTCACATCGCGCCTCCAATACTTCGGGTCGCCCGATCAGAATGGGCTGCTCGGTGGTTTCTTCCAAAATCGCCTGCGCCGCCCGCAAGACGCGCTCGTCCTCGCCCTCGGCAAAAACGATACGCCGCGCCGCACTGCGCGCGGCGTTGAACACCGGGCGCATAAGCAGCGCTGATTTGAACACCGACTGGTTCAGCTTCTCGCGATACGCCCCCATATCGTCGATCTGCCGCGTCGCCACACCGCTCTCCATCGCCGCCCGCGCCACAGCCGAAGACACAACCCCCACAAGCCTTGGATCAAACGGTTTCGGGATCAGATAATCACTTCCGAACGTCAGATGCTCGCCCTTATAGGCCGCCGCCGCCTCGGCGCTGGTGGTGGCACGTGCAAGCTCGGCAATGCCGTCGATACAGGCAAGCTGCATCGCGTCGTTAATCTCCGTCGCACCCACATCCAACGCCCCGCGAAAGATGAACGGAAAACACAGCACGTTGTTGACCTGATTGGGAAAATCGCTGCGCCCGGTGGCAATAATCGCATCCGGCGCAACCGTCTTCACCTCATCAGGCAGGATTTCGGGCGTGGGATTGGCCAGCGCAAAAACAATCGGCTGCGCGCTCATCCGCTTGACCATATCGGCTTGCAAAACCCCCGGCCCCGACAGCCCAAGGAACAGGTCCGCGCCGTCAATCACCTCGTCCAGCGTCCGCTTGTCACTGGCCTGAGCATAGGCCGCCTTCTGCGGATTCATATCCTCTTCGCGGCCTTCATAAACCAGCCCGTGAATATCGCAGAGCCAGACATTCTCGCGCTTCACCCCCAGCTTGAGCAACATGTTGAGACAGGCAATTCCCGCCGCTCCGCCACCCGTGCTGACAATCTTGATGTCCTCGAATTGCTTACCCGCCACATGCAACGCATTGGTTGCCGCCGCGCCCACGACAATCGCCGTGCCATGCTGGTCATCATGGAACACCGGAATATTCATCCGCTCGCGACAGAGCTTTTCCACGATAAAGCAATCCGGCGCTTTGATATCTTCCAGGTTGATCGCCCCGAAAGTCGGCTCCAGTGAACAAACAATATCGGCAAGTCGTTCTGGGTCGGATTCATTCACCTCGATGTCAAAGCAATCAATCCCGGCGAAATTCTTGAACAAAACCGCCTTGCCTTCCATCACCGGCTTGGACGCCAACGCCCCGATATTGCCCAGCCCCAACACCGCCGTTCCGTTGCTGACCACCGCGACAAGGTTGCCCCGCGCGGTATACCGCGCCGCTTGGCTGGCATCGGATTTGATCTCAAGACAGGCCTCGGCCACGCCAGGGGAATAGGCCCGGGCAAGGTCACGGCCATTGGCCAACGGCTTTGTCGCGCGAATTTCCAGCTTACCGGGCTTGGGAAACTCATGATACTCCAACGCCGCCTGACGCAGGGTTTCCTTGGGGTCTCTGGACATGTGCAGCCTCTCGGGAAAAATTATAGTTTAGCATTAAACTATATCGTGACGTAGGGGAAGGCGGTGTTTCGTCTCAGCCCTCCATCCTTCCTTTCACCGACATGTTGCAATTGAATGAACTCCCGCGCAAACTTGCACCTCAAGGGAGCTCACTAATGACCACGCAGCCGGGGGAAACACGCGCGGAAATACGCCTACCGACACAGCATTTGCGTGACGACATCCCGTTTTTCACCGCCACTCTGGGCATGCGCATGGACATGATCTATCCCGCCGATTCCCCGACCGTTGCCGTGTTTTCCGGCCATGGCCTGCGCTTGCGCATCGAAAAAGACGCGCCCGACCCACCCGGCACCCTGCGCATTCTAACCGACCGCCCCGACAGCTTCGCCAACGGTCAGCGCCGCCTCACCGCGCCCAATGGCACGCGGGTTGAAATCGAACCGCTTGATCCGCCGCTGCACCTGCCTGAAACGGTGCATTCCTTCGCCGTGCGCCGCCTCGCAGACGAGGCCCCATGGGTGATCGGACGCGCCGGAATGCAGTACCGCGATCTGATCCCTGACCGGCTCGGCGGGTCGATTATCGCCAGCCATATCCGCATCCCCGATGCCGGCCCCGTGCCCGACATGGTGCATTTTCACAAGGTCGGGTTTCAACTCATCTTCTGCATCTCCGGCTGGGTCGATGTCTTATACGAAGATCAGGGCGGGCTGCGTCGGCTCTACCCCGGTGATTGCTTTATCCAGCCCCCCGAAATCCGCCACCGCGTGGTCGAAGCAAGCGAGAACCTGCAAGTCATCGAAATCGGCGTGCCCGCCGAGCATGTGACCGAAATTGACCACGATATGACGCTCCCCACCCCGACAGAGCGCCCTGACCGGCTGTGGCATGGCCAGCGTTTCGTGCATGACATCGGCAAGTCTGCCGCGTGGGCACCCCATCGCCTCCCCGGATTCATCGCCCGTGACACGACGATCAACGCCAACACCGGCGGCGTGGCCGGTGTCTGGGTTCTGCGCAAGGGCAATGGCCCTCCGGTTTGGAGCCGCCATGACGCTGACATCTACTTTGCCTATGTCATGGCAGGCGAGGTTACGCTGCAAGGCGACGGGCACTCACCGCAGGTCTTGAGCGAAGGCGATGCTTTCGTCATACCCCCCGGAATGACAACCCGCCTTTCCGCGGCTTCGGACGATTTCGAACTGCTCGAAACCGCCCTGCCCGGCACATTCAATATCCAAACGGAGACCCCATGAGCGACCTTCTCGATGCCGCCCGCGCTGTGCGCGAAAATGCCTATGTGCCCTATTCTCATTTCAAGGTCGGCGCGGCAGTTCGCGGTAAATCCGGCACCATTTACGTTGGCTGCAATGTCGAAAACGTCGCCTACCCCGAAGGCACCTGTGCCGAAGCGGGCGCCATAGCCGCAATGGTCGCTGCGGGCGAAACCGAGTTGAGCGAAGTCGCCGTTATCGCCGACAGCCCCGCGCCGGTGCCCCCCTGTGGTGGCTGCCGTCAGAAACTGGCCGAATTCGGCGCGCCGCACACCGCCGTCACGCTCGCCACCACCGGCGGACAGGCAAGCAGCCACACAATCGGCGAATTGCTCCCCGGTGCCTTCGCGCTCGACCATATGGAGCATGCCGGAAACGGTGACACCTGATGGACGCACGACAGATCATCGCCCATCTGCGCGACGCAAAGCCCCCCTCGCGGGAGGAGCTGACATGGTTCGCGCGCGGCCTCGCCGATATGTCGGTCTCAGACGCCCAAGCAGGCGCCTTTGCCATGGCCGCCCTTCTGCAAGGGCTGGGCGAAGAAGGCCGCGTGGCGCTGACGCTCGCCATGCGCGACAGCGGCGACGTGCTGCAATGGGATCTCGACAAACCGGTGCTGGATAAACACTCCACCGGCGGTGTCGGCGATTGCGTCAGCCTCGTGCTGGCCCCCGCGCTGGCCGCTTGCGGGGCCTACGTGCCAATGATTTCCGGGCGCGGCCTTGGCCATACCGGCGGCACGCTGGATAAGATGGAGGCGATCCCCGGCCTGCGCACCGATTTCACCGAACCGCAATTCCGCACCGTGGTCCAAGAGGCCGGCGCCGCCATCGTTTCTGCCTCGGCGCATATCGCGCCCGCCGACAAACGGCTCTATGCAATACGCGACGTGACGGCGACAGTGGAAAGCCTCGATCTGATCACCGCCTCGATCCTGTCCAAAAAGCTGGCGGCAGGGCTTCAGGGCTTGGTGCTTGACGTCAAACTCGGCTCCGGCGCGTTCATGAAAACCCATGACGAGGCACGCGCGCTGGCCAAAGCCTTGGTGACGACCGCCAATGCCGCCGGATGCCCGACAAGCGCGGTGATCTCGGACATGAACCAGCCCCTCGTGCCATCGCTCGGCAACGCTTTGGAAGTGGCCGAAGTGATGCGCGTGCTCTGCGGTACTGCGCGCGGCCCCCTTGTCGAGCTGTCGTCCGCTTTGGGCGGCGTGGTTCTGGCCAATGCGGGCCTTGCCAAAGACGTCGAAGCCGGCGCAAACGCAATCGCCGAAGCCATCCGCACAGGCCGCGCCGCCGAGGCCTTTGCCCGGATGGTCGCGGCCCAAGGCGGCCCGGTGCAGTTTGTTGAAAACTGGTCGCGCTTCCTGCCCGAAGCTAACGTCATTCGCGAAATCACGGCGCAAACCTCCGGCTATATCGCGCATTACGAAGGCGAAGCGCTCGGGCTATGCGTCGTCGGCCTCGGTGGTGGCCGACAGGTGGAAAGTGACGTGATCGACCCCGCCGTCGGCCTGTCAGACCTCTTGCCGCTTGGCACCAAGATCGCCAAGGGCCAACCTATCGCGCGCATCCACGCCGCCCGCGAAGACGCCGCCACCCGCGCCGAGGCCGAATTGCAGCGCGCGATCAAGATTACGGCCAAAGCACCCGCCCTGCCTCCACTTATCCATGAAAGGGTCGGTTGATGCCTCTTCGCGCTTCACAACGCGGGCTTGTTCCGGGGCCACTTGCCGCCTGCCACCAGCGGTTTCGGGCCAAGCCCGGCGCGGGACGAGCCAAGCCATGACCCGCGCATTCCTTGTTGTCATGGACTCGGTCGGGATCGGCGGCGCGCCAGATGCGGATCAGTTCTTTAACGGGCCCCTCCCTGACACCGGCGCAAACACGCTTGGCCACATCGCAGCCGCCTGTGCTGCCGCGCAGGCCGAGAATGGCCGCAGCGGCCCGCTTCACCTGCCAAACCTCGCGGCTCTCGGGCTGGGGGACGCCACCACTCTGGCAAGCGGTTTCGAGACCTCCCTCCCTCCCGCCACTACCGGCCTGTGGGGGCGGCAACCGAGGTTTCAAAAGGCAAGGACACACCCTCTGGCCATTGGGAACTCGCCGGCGTTCCGGTGCCTTGGGACTGGCACTATTTCCCCGACACAGAACAGGCCATCCCCGATGACCTGCTCGCCGTGATCCGCGATGCCGCTGGCACCGATGGTACACTCTGCAATCAACATTCTTCGGGCACAACCGTGATCGAAAAGCTCGGTCAGCGCCACATCGAAACCGGCTGGCCCATCGTCTACACCTCCGCCGACAGCGTGCTCCAAATCGCCGCGCATGAGCATCATTTCGGACTGGATCGCCTTCTCGACCTCTGCAAAACACTCGCCCCGACGTTTCACGCGCTCAAAGTTGGTCGCATCATCGCGCGCCCCTTCGTCGGCGCCCCCGGCCATTTTGAACGCACCGCAAATCGCAAGGATTTCGCCATCGCCCCGCCTGCGCCCACGCTGCTCGACTGGGCACAGTCTTCGGGCCACCCAACGCATGCCATCGGCAAAATTGGCGACATCTTCTCGATGCGCGGTATCGACACCCACGTAAAAGGCACTGATGCCGAGCTGATGGCACAGCTTCACCAGCGCGTGGATGACGCCCAAGACGGCGCGCTCACCTTCGCCAATTTCGTCGAATTCGATAGCAAATACGGCCACCGCCGCGACGTGTCTGGCTATGCCAAAGCGTTGGAATGGTTCGATAGCGAACTGGGTCACCTCCTGTCGCGCCTGCGCGATGGCGACCTGTTGCTTATCACCGCCGACCACGGCAATGACCCGACATGGCAAAGCACCGATCACACCCGCGAACGCGTGCCGGTCCTGATCGCCGGGCGTGGAACAGGATCACTAGGCCAAATGGCCTTTGCCGACATCGCGGCCAGCGTCGCTGACCACCTCGGCCTGACGGAACGCGGCGCAGGAGAAAGCTACCTATGAGCTGGCAAAACATCCCAAAAGTCGAATTGCACCTGCACCTCGAAGGTGCCGCCCCCCCGAGCTTCATTCGCGGCTTGGCCAAAGAGAAGAAAATCGACATATCCGGCATTTTTACGGACGACGGCTCCTATGCTTTCCGTGATTTTCCGCATTTCCTTCAGGTTTACGAGGCCGCAACCAGCGTTCTGACCACCCCGCACGACGTTGGCCGCCTGACTGCGGCCGTGCTCGACGACCTCGCGGCACAAAACGTGGTCTATGCCGAAACCTTCCTTTCCCCCGATTTCTGTGGGGGCGGTGACATCCACGCTTGGCGCGACTACCTGGCCGAGATCGAGGACGCCGCCACACAAGCCGAAAAAACCCATGGGCTCACCCTCAAAGGCATCATCACCAACATCCGTCACTTTGGGCCGGATGCGGCCAAACCCATCGCGCTCTGCGCTGCCGAAACGGCGGGCGATTTCATCCGTGGCTATGGCATGGGCGGCGATGAAACGGTCGGCAAGCAAGGTGACTACGCTTGGGCCTTTGATTGCGCCCGCGAGGCCGGATTGCACCTGACAACCCATGCCGGTGAATGGGGCGGAGCCGAAAGCGTCCGTCAGGCGCTTAATGATCTCAAGGTCGAACGCATCGGCCACGGCGTTCAATCCTGGCACGACCCCGCGCTTGTCGAACGGCTGGCGCGCGAGGGCATCACCCTCGAAGTCTGCCCCGGCTCCAACATCGCCCTCGGGCTTTATCGCCACTGGCACGATCACCCGATCGAACGCCTCCGCGAAAGCGGCGTTGCCGTCACGGTCAGCACCGATGACCCGCCGTTCTTTCACACCACCATGACGCGCGAATACGAGGCGCTCAATAAAACCTTCGGTTGGAACGAAGAAGATTTCGCCTATCTCGCCACCGAAGCCCTTGACGCCGCCTTCTGTGACGGTGAAACCAGAGACCGCATCGCCAAGCAGCTGGAGCCATCCGATGAATGAACACCTGACAGTCGTGAAACACCCCCTCGTGCAACACAAGCTGACGCTGATGCGCGAGAAAAGCACCTCGACCGCGGTGTTCCGCCAGCTCCTGCGCGAGATCAGCCAGTTTCTCGCCTACGAAGTCACCCGCGAATTGCCGATGACCACCAAAAGCATCGACACCCCGCTCTGCGAAATGGACGCCCCCACGCTGGCTGGGCGCAAACTGGCCCTGATCTCGATCCTGCGGGCCGGGAACGGTCTCCTTGACGGGATGCTCGAATTGGTGCCCTCCGCGCGCGTCGGCTTTGTCGGGCTCTACCGCGATGAAGAAACGCTCAAACCCGTGCAATATTATTTCAAAGTGCCAGCACAGCTCGATGAACGGCTCGTCATCGCGGTTGATCCGATGCTCGCCACCGGCAACAGCTCCGTCGCGGCGATTGACCTGCTCAAAGACGCCGGCGCCAAGAATATCCGCTTCCTCTGCCTGCTCGCCGCCCCCGAAGGGGTCGCCCGCATGAAAGAAGCGCACCCCGATGTGCCCATCGTCACCGCCTCGCTGGATGAGAAGCTGAACGAACTCGGATACATCGTTCCGGGCCTTGGGGATGCCGGTGACCGCATGTTTGGGACGAAATAACCTGCATTTCCTCTCAAAAGTTAACTGAAAGCCGCTTTACTCGATAGTCATATTCGGGCAATCTACCCCTACATCTTGTGGGGGCAGGACATGATTTTTAAACGAGTACTCGCGATTTCAACGATCGCAACAGTGATGGGCCTGACATCTGTATCGGCCCAATCCCTTCGCCAAAGCGAAATTCCGGCCGAATTTCCGCCGGCATCCTTCAAAGGCAAGCAATATGTCGACAGCCGTGGATGTGTTTATATCCGCGCTGGCATCGACGGGCTGACCAACTGGGTGCCGCGCGTCACGCGGGATCGCAAGGTTCTCTGCGGCTACCAACCAACATTGGCCAAAAGCGCGACCAAGGCTCCGGCTGTGACCAAGCCCGTAACAACCGCGGCCGCGCCCGTGGTGATCACGCCCGCAGCGCCCGCCGCCAAACCGGCCGCCGCGCCCAAACCGGCCGCCGCCACACCACCCAAGGTCAAACCAGTGGCCAAGCCGGTGCAGGTTGCCAAACCCGCCGCAGCGCCCAAGCCCAAGCCAAAGCCGCGCAAAGTGGCCAAGGCCCCGGTGCGCAAACCCGCACCCGCACCCCGCAAGGTTGTTAGAAAACAGCCCGCCGCACCGGCGCCCGTCGTGGTTCAGGCCGCACCGGCGAAACCCGCCGCGTCCGCCAACACACGCACCATGCGCGTGACCACCTGCAAGGGTGTGAACGGGGTCAGCCGCTATTACACCGGCGTCAGCACAGACCGCCACCCGGTCCGCTGTGGCCCGCAAACCGAAGCGGTCGTAACAGTGATCCGTCGCGAAACGGTCACCGTTGTGCGCGATGGCAAACCGGTCAACGTCAAACGCCGTGTCGTGCGGGTTCAACCCGTGGCACCGGCCCCGGCTCCGGCTCCGGTGCTCACCGGCAAAACCCGCATCGTGCCGCGCCACGTCTGGGAACAGCAACAGCGCGACAAAGTGCACAGCCCAATTCCCGATGGCTACCGTGCCGCTTGGAACGATGGTCGCCTGAACGAGAAGCGCGCGCATCAGACAATTGATGGTGCCTATGCAATTGATCTCGCCTGGACCCGCACCGTGCCGCGCAAGCTCTATGTGCGCTCAACTGGCCGCGTCGTGACCGATAAATTCCCCGGCCTGATTTACCCTTATCACAGCTATGACGAAATGCGTGCAGCCGGCTTCGACGTGATCAACCCCGGCCCCGGTGTAAAGCTGCAAAAGCCACGGGTGATCGTGCGCAAAGCTGCACCGCGCAAGAAAACCTATGTCGCCACCAAAAAGCCAACCAATGTTGCTCCCGCTCCGCAGGCCAAGCGCAAGCTCAAAGCCACTGCGACCAAGGGCCGCTATGTTCAGGTTGGCACCTTTGGGGTCGAGGCGAACGCCCGCAACTCTGCCTTGCGTCTCAAGCGCATAGGCCTGCCCGCGCGTCTGGGCAAGCTGGTCAAGGGCGGCAAAACCTATCGTATCGTGATCGCCGGACCCTTCGCGCCGAACCAGATCGGCACGGCGCTCAAGAAAGCGCGCTCCGCCGGGTTCCGCGACGCCTTCGTGCGTTAATGCCGGGCAAACGATACATCGAAACGACTATGCAAGGCGGGGGTTTACCCCGCCTTTGCTTTTTGGCGGGACGGAAATCTTCCGCGGCCTAAAAGATCGCCTAAACCAATCCGCGCCACTTCAGCACCAAAGCCAACAACGCCGCGATCAATAAAGCGTTGAGCGCAACGCCCCGCAGCACGCTCAGCCAGAAATCCTTGCGCCGTTCCTTGATGTTGATCTGGTCTAGATGCGCGGCAATCCGGTCGTGCGCGGCACTCACCTCACCCGCATCCACCCGACGACGCAGCTTGGGATGGCCCTGAAACTCCATCGCCTTGCCAATCAATTCGGCATCCGCCTTCACCCGGCGCGGCAACCCGGCTCCGGCCTTGCGCAACCGTTTAACCAACGGCCCCTTACGCTGCCCGAACTTCTTCTCCAGCCGCGTGTCCAGACCGCCAACCAGCTTAACTATGTCCTGCGATTCGCTCATGCGCAGGAGGTTATCGTGTTTCACCCGCCTCTGAAACGCGCATTGCCCCGCCTTCGCCACGGCGCTATTCCTGCAGCATGCTCAACACGATCCCCCATGGCTCCGCCACCGACAAACCACACCTTCTTATTGTCCACGGCCTGTTCGGCTCTGGCCGCAACTGGGGTGTCATCGCCAAACGCCTCTCGGATGAGCGCACTGTGGTCGCGGTCGACATGCGCAACCATGGCGCCTCGCCGCGCTTTAATTCGCAGAGCTACGAGGACATGGCCTCCGACCTGGCCGAAGTCATCGAGGCCCAAGGCACGCCCATGGATGTCATCGGCCATTCAATGGGCGGCAAAGCGGCAATGGTGCTGGCCCTCACCCGCCCTGATCTGGTCAACCGCCTGATCGTGGCCGACATCGCTCCCGTGGCCTATGCCCACACACAGCAGCACAATATCGACGCCATGCGCCGGGTCGACCTCAACAGCATCACGCGCCGCTCCGAAGCCACGGCCCAGCTTGAGCCGCATCTCGACGACCCCGCCCTTGCGGCGTTCTTTTTGCAATCTCTTGATGTGGCCGGTAAACGTTGGCGCCTCAACCTCGACGTGCTTGAGCGCGACATGGACAAAATCCTGTCCTTCCCCGCAATCGACACGCAGTATGACGGGCCAACCCTCTTTCTCTCTGGCGGCGCGTCAGACTACGTCACCCCCGATACGCGCCCACGCATCAAAGCGCTCTTCCCCGAGGCCCGCTTCATGAAAATTCCGGGCGCGGGCCACTGGCTCCACGCCGACAAACCGCGCGAATTCGAAGCCGCCCTGCGCGGTTGGCTCAATCTCTGAAACCCGTCAAAGATTGCTGATCTGCTTGGCCACAAGCCAACTCGCCGGGATCGACACAAGATACCCAAGCAGCGCGGCAACCAGCAACGGCTGCAAGGTGTCCCACCCCATCGTCAGCGCCACGACCATGGCCACCCCGGTCAGCGTCGAACCAACAAACAGATGCACAATAAAAGCAAGCCGCAACATGTGAATTTCCTTCTTTGTCCCAAGGCACGTTTCGCCGGGACAATGCCGTCAGCCCGCCTCCCTGTCCTTGATCTGTATCAGACCGCACAAGGTCGCGTCAAAAGCCCGTGAGAGGCCTCAAACAGCCAAATACTGCTGCGAAATCTCGGGGTTTGCGTCCAGTTCGGCAAAGCTGCCATCAAACCGCAAGCCACCCTTTTCGATGATGATCGCCCGGTCCGACACGGCCCGCGCAAAATGAAGGTTCTGCTCGCTGATCAACACCGACAGACCCTCACTCTTCAACTCCGCGATCACCCGCGCCATCTGCTCCACGATCACTGGCGCAATCCCCTCGCTCGGCTCGTCCAAAAGAACCGCCTTGGGGTTGCCCATCAACGTGCGCGCAATGGTCAACATCTGCTGCTCGCCCCCCGACATTTGCTTGCCCAGATTGGCACGCCGCTCGGCAAGGTTCGGGAACAAATCGAACAGATGCTCCAAGGTCCACTCCGGTGCCCCCTCGCGCCGCGGCCTGCGCCCAACCTCAAGGTTCTCTTCAACCGTCAGATCGGGGAAAATCCGCCGCTCCTCGGGGACATAGCCAAGCCCGGCACGACAAATCATATGCGGCGGCAATTTCATCAAGGATTGCCCGTCATAACGGATCTCACCCGCCTTGCTCGCCACCAGC
This genomic window from Rhodobacteraceae bacterium D3-12 contains:
- a CDS encoding cytidine deaminase, giving the protein MSDLLDAARAVRENAYVPYSHFKVGAAVRGKSGTIYVGCNVENVAYPEGTCAEAGAIAAMVAAGETELSEVAVIADSPAPVPPCGGCRQKLAEFGAPHTAVTLATTGGQASSHTIGELLPGAFALDHMEHAGNGDT
- a CDS encoding adenosine deaminase, whose protein sequence is MSWQNIPKVELHLHLEGAAPPSFIRGLAKEKKIDISGIFTDDGSYAFRDFPHFLQVYEAATSVLTTPHDVGRLTAAVLDDLAAQNVVYAETFLSPDFCGGGDIHAWRDYLAEIEDAATQAEKTHGLTLKGIITNIRHFGPDAAKPIALCAAETAGDFIRGYGMGGDETVGKQGDYAWAFDCAREAGLHLTTHAGEWGGAESVRQALNDLKVERIGHGVQSWHDPALVERLAREGITLEVCPGSNIALGLYRHWHDHPIERLRESGVAVTVSTDDPPFFHTTMTREYEALNKTFGWNEEDFAYLATEALDAAFCDGETRDRIAKQLEPSDE
- the upp gene encoding uracil phosphoribosyltransferase; translated protein: MNEHLTVVKHPLVQHKLTLMREKSTSTAVFRQLLREISQFLAYEVTRELPMTTKSIDTPLCEMDAPTLAGRKLALISILRAGNGLLDGMLELVPSARVGFVGLYRDEETLKPVQYYFKVPAQLDERLVIAVDPMLATGNSSVAAIDLLKDAGAKNIRFLCLLAAPEGVARMKEAHPDVPIVTASLDEKLNELGYIVPGLGDAGDRMFGTK
- a CDS encoding SPOR domain-containing protein; the protein is MIFKRVLAISTIATVMGLTSVSAQSLRQSEIPAEFPPASFKGKQYVDSRGCVYIRAGIDGLTNWVPRVTRDRKVLCGYQPTLAKSATKAPAVTKPVTTAAAPVVITPAAPAAKPAAAPKPAAATPPKVKPVAKPVQVAKPAAAPKPKPKPRKVAKAPVRKPAPAPRKVVRKQPAAPAPVVVQAAPAKPAASANTRTMRVTTCKGVNGVSRYYTGVSTDRHPVRCGPQTEAVVTVIRRETVTVVRDGKPVNVKRRVVRVQPVAPAPAPAPVLTGKTRIVPRHVWEQQQRDKVHSPIPDGYRAAWNDGRLNEKRAHQTIDGAYAIDLAWTRTVPRKLYVRSTGRVVTDKFPGLIYPYHSYDEMRAAGFDVINPGPGVKLQKPRVIVRKAAPRKKTYVATKKPTNVAPAPQAKRKLKATATKGRYVQVGTFGVEANARNSALRLKRIGLPARLGKLVKGGKTYRIVIAGPFAPNQIGTALKKARSAGFRDAFVR
- a CDS encoding NADP-dependent malic enzyme, with amino-acid sequence MSRDPKETLRQAALEYHEFPKPGKLEIRATKPLANGRDLARAYSPGVAEACLEIKSDASQAARYTARGNLVAVVSNGTAVLGLGNIGALASKPVMEGKAVLFKNFAGIDCFDIEVNESDPERLADIVCSLEPTFGAINLEDIKAPDCFIVEKLCRERMNIPVFHDDQHGTAIVVGAAATNALHVAGKQFEDIKIVSTGGGAAGIACLNMLLKLGVKRENVWLCDIHGLVYEGREEDMNPQKAAYAQASDKRTLDEVIDGADLFLGLSGPGVLQADMVKRMSAQPIVFALANPTPEILPDEVKTVAPDAIIATGRSDFPNQVNNVLCFPFIFRGALDVGATEINDAMQLACIDGIAELARATTSAEAAAAYKGEHLTFGSDYLIPKPFDPRLVGVVSSAVARAAMESGVATRQIDDMGAYREKLNQSVFKSALLMRPVFNAARSAARRIVFAEGEDERVLRAAQAILEETTEQPILIGRPEVLEARCERAGLAIRPGRDFQIVNPENDPRYRDYWGSYHKIMARRGVTPDLARAIMRTNTTAIGAIMVHRGEADSLICGTFGEYRWHLNYVTQVLGTEDYRPHGALSMMILEDGPLFIADTHVWTTPTPEQVAEVARGAARHVRRFGIEPKIAFCSQSQFGNQAEGSGKRLRGAMALLDAEPHDFAYEGEMNVDAALDPDMRERLLPQGRFDGAANVLIFAHADAASGVRNILKMKGGGLEVGPILMGMGNRAHIVTSGVTPRGLLNMAAVAGTPVEHYG
- a CDS encoding CTP synthetase, whose amino-acid sequence is MLRLAFIVHLFVGSTLTGVAMVVALTMGWDTLQPLLVAALLGYLVSIPASWLVAKQISNL
- a CDS encoding ABC transporter ATP-binding protein, translated to MLEVRALTARYGRAQILNGVDLDLGQHEVVALLGRNGAGKTTTMKCIMGLVASKAGEIRYDGQSLMKLPPHMICRAGLGYVPEERRIFPDLTVEENLEVGRRPRREGAPEWTLEHLFDLFPNLAERRANLGKQMSGGEQQMLTIARTLMGNPKAVLLDEPSEGIAPVIVEQMARVIAELKSEGLSVLISEQNLHFARAVSDRAIIIEKGGLRFDGSFAELDANPEISQQYLAV
- a CDS encoding cupin domain-containing protein — translated: MTTQPGETRAEIRLPTQHLRDDIPFFTATLGMRMDMIYPADSPTVAVFSGHGLRLRIEKDAPDPPGTLRILTDRPDSFANGQRRLTAPNGTRVEIEPLDPPLHLPETVHSFAVRRLADEAPWVIGRAGMQYRDLIPDRLGGSIIASHIRIPDAGPVPDMVHFHKVGFQLIFCISGWVDVLYEDQGGLRRLYPGDCFIQPPEIRHRVVEASENLQVIEIGVPAEHVTEIDHDMTLPTPTERPDRLWHGQRFVHDIGKSAAWAPHRLPGFIARDTTINANTGGVAGVWVLRKGNGPPVWSRHDADIYFAYVMAGEVTLQGDGHSPQVLSEGDAFVIPPGMTTRLSAASDDFELLETALPGTFNIQTETP
- a CDS encoding alpha/beta fold hydrolase — translated: MLNTIPHGSATDKPHLLIVHGLFGSGRNWGVIAKRLSDERTVVAVDMRNHGASPRFNSQSYEDMASDLAEVIEAQGTPMDVIGHSMGGKAAMVLALTRPDLVNRLIVADIAPVAYAHTQQHNIDAMRRVDLNSITRRSEATAQLEPHLDDPALAAFFLQSLDVAGKRWRLNLDVLERDMDKILSFPAIDTQYDGPTLFLSGGASDYVTPDTRPRIKALFPEARFMKIPGAGHWLHADKPREFEAALRGWLNL
- a CDS encoding thymidine phosphorylase — encoded protein: MDARQIIAHLRDAKPPSREELTWFARGLADMSVSDAQAGAFAMAALLQGLGEEGRVALTLAMRDSGDVLQWDLDKPVLDKHSTGGVGDCVSLVLAPALAACGAYVPMISGRGLGHTGGTLDKMEAIPGLRTDFTEPQFRTVVQEAGAAIVSASAHIAPADKRLYAIRDVTATVESLDLITASILSKKLAAGLQGLVLDVKLGSGAFMKTHDEARALAKALVTTANAAGCPTSAVISDMNQPLVPSLGNALEVAEVMRVLCGTARGPLVELSSALGGVVLANAGLAKDVEAGANAIAEAIRTGRAAEAFARMVAAQGGPVQFVENWSRFLPEANVIREITAQTSGYIAHYEGEALGLCVVGLGGGRQVESDVIDPAVGLSDLLPLGTKIAKGQPIARIHAAREDAATRAEAELQRAIKITAKAPALPPLIHERVG